The Azospirillum baldaniorum DNA window ATCGAGCGAGATGCCCGCTACTTCGGCATCGCCTGCCGCCGCATCGAAGAAGCCTACAAGCAAGCTGACCTCTTCGTCCCTGCGCCTGCGGCTAAGCCCGTCCAGACGGCCCTCTTCTGCGGGGAGACCGCCCCATGACCCCCGCCACCGCATCGGCCATGGCCGAGAACGCGCGCCTGATGCGCGAGCACGGCGACGATCTGCCCAAGCGGCCGGACCTCTGGAAGCGCTACCAGACCAACCGGGCGACGATCCAGCGGGCCGAGCAGGAGCAGGCCAGGAAGAAGGGGGTGCGGCGATGACGACTCCCTCCTGGCCATTCGGCGACCTGCAGCGCGGGGCATACGGCGTCATCCTTGCCGACCCGCCCTGGAAGTTCCGAACGTGGTCGGCGAAGGGCGACGGGAAGCCCTGTCCCTATCCGACCATGAGCATCGGCGAAATCGCCGCGCTCCCCGTCGCCGATCTGGCCGCTCGCGACTGCCTGCTGGTGATGTGGACGACAGCGCCTTTCCTGGCCCTCTCGCTGGATGTGCTGCGGGCCTGGGGCTTCCGGTACAGCACGGCGGGGAGCTGGGCGAAGCTGGACGGCGAGGGACAGCCGGCCAAGGGTACCGGCTACTACTGGCGCTCCAGCTCCGAACCGTGGCTCGTCGGCGTCAAGGGTCAGCCCGGCCGTGTCCGAGGGGTGGCTATCCCGAACAGCATCATCGCCGAGCGCCGGGAGCACTCCCGCAAGCCCGACCGGCTGCACGCCGATCTGGAGCGCATGTATCCGGCGGCACGCAAGTGCGAGCTGTTCGCCAGGGCGGCGCGCGAGGGCTGGGACGCCTGGGGGAATGAGGTCGGGAAGTTCGCCGCCGCCCCGGCCCCGACCTTGCCGCTCGTCGCCGCGGAGTGACCGGCCATGCCCACAACCTCTCTCCAGGGACACGCCATGAGCGCCACCATCCGCACCATGCTTCGCGGCGACGTGCCAGCGGTCATCGAGATCCTGCGCGACTGCCACCGCCAGCCCGGCGGCGCGATCCCCCAGCGCTACGCGACCGACCTGCGGGACGTGCTGTTCGATAGCCTGGCCGGCATCACCCTGCAC harbors:
- a CDS encoding MT-A70 family methyltransferase — its product is MTTPSWPFGDLQRGAYGVILADPPWKFRTWSAKGDGKPCPYPTMSIGEIAALPVADLAARDCLLVMWTTAPFLALSLDVLRAWGFRYSTAGSWAKLDGEGQPAKGTGYYWRSSSEPWLVGVKGQPGRVRGVAIPNSIIAERREHSRKPDRLHADLERMYPAARKCELFARAAREGWDAWGNEVGKFAAAPAPTLPLVAAE